Within the Myxococcus virescens genome, the region GCTGCGACAAATCCAGCGCCACGCGCGGCCGGGATGCCTTCACCTGGGCCAGCGTCAGCCGGCCCCGAAGTGGCTGGAGGAAGCCGAGTTGCACCTCCGCCCTGTCCACGGCCACCAGCGGCGAGTCCGTGCCGGGGAGGAACAGCGAGAAGCCGTGCACCACCACGCGGGAGCCCAGCGGGTCCAACTCGCAGCGGCCGAGCCCCACATCCAGGCCCAGCACGTCTGGCAGGTGCCGGCGGCCCAGCGTGCACGCCACCTCCCAGGACTCCGGCATGCGCAACAGGAGCACGCTCCCCGACAAGACGAGGAGCACCAACAGCAGCGCCCTGCGCGCACCGTGGCGGCCCTGAGAGGACAAAGCCGCTACAGCTTACCCAGCCCTTCGAGGTAGCGGTCGATCTCCGCGAGGTCCACCTTGCTGCTCGTCGTCCTGGGGAGCGTCGACGCCGAAGCGCTCGGCCGCTCGGCCGCTTGCCCAGCGGGCGAGTTCACCCCGAGCAGGCCCAGGTTCTTCCCGATGCGATGCACCAGCTCCGCGGACACCGTCTGTTCGCGCGCGAGGAAGGCCTCGAAGAGCGCGTTGTCGCACAGCGTGTTGATGACGCGAGGCGAGCCGGACGAGTGCTGGTGTACGGCCAGCAGCGCCTCCGGGCTGAAGGGCATGCGCGGGCAGCCCGCGAGCCGGAGGCGGTGCTTGACGTAGGCCTCGGTCGACTCGGCGGTGAAGGGCTCCAGCCGGTAGCGCATGGCCACGCGCTGCGCGAGCGGCGGGTCCAGCTTCAGGTTCTTTTCGATTTCCGGCAGGCCGAAGAAGACGAAGGAGATGAGCTTGCGCTCCGGCACTTCCAGGTTGAGCAGCCCCCGGAACTCCTCCATCAGCTCGCGTGTCTCCAGCATCTGCGCCTCGTCGATGAGGACGACGGCCTTCTTGCCGGACTCGTAGATTTGGAGCAGCCGCTGGTACAGCTGCGACAGCAGCGCCAGCTTCTCCTGCGCCGGATTCTCCACGCCCAGTTGCAGCGCGATGCGGCGCAGCAGCCAGTTGGCGGTGATGCCGGAGTGGATGATGACGAGCAGCGCGGCCTCGTACTCGGACTCCGGAAGCGAGTCGAGCATGCGGCGGGCCAGCGTCGTCTTCCCCGCGCCGATGTCACCGACGAGGATGGACAGGCCCTTCATATAGCTCACGGCGTGCATCAGCCGGGTGAGCGCCTGCGAGTGCTGCGCCGAGTTGTAATAGAAGCGGCTGACGGGAGCGTTGGAGAAGGGCTCCTGGGTCAGCTCGAAGAAGTCCAGGTACGTAGTCATGGGCTCGCCGGACCTCGCGGGGTGCAACTACAGGTAGCCGACCTTGCGCGCCTTGGACGCGCCAGCCGCTGGTATCGGAGTGGTGGGCGCCGCGGCCCCCGCGGGTGCGGGCGGACTGCTGGTGGCCTGGGTCCCATTGCCAGAAGGCGTCGGAAGCGGATCCTCCACCGGCGCCACGGAAGCCGCAAGCCGGGACACGTGCCCGGCGACATCGCGGTACTTCCCGTCCATCGCGGCCACGCGCTGGTAGTGGAAGAGCGCCTTGCCCGCATCCCCCTGGGCCTCGTAGGCCGCCGCCAGCTCGAAGCCGAGCGCCTTGGCCGCCTCGCCCGTGGCGTGGGGGTTGCCCAGCCCCTCGCGGAAGGCCTCCACGGCCGCGGAGGCGTCGCCGCGCAGCAGTTGGAGCATGCCCATCATGGTGATGCAGTCCAGCTCGCGCTTGCCGCCCGCGCTGCCCTGGCGGGCCACGTCGAACTCGTGGAGCGCGTCGTCGAGCAGGCCCATT harbors:
- a CDS encoding ExeA family protein, translated to MTTYLDFFELTQEPFSNAPVSRFYYNSAQHSQALTRLMHAVSYMKGLSILVGDIGAGKTTLARRMLDSLPESEYEAALLVIIHSGITANWLLRRIALQLGVENPAQEKLALLSQLYQRLLQIYESGKKAVVLIDEAQMLETRELMEEFRGLLNLEVPERKLISFVFFGLPEIEKNLKLDPPLAQRVAMRYRLEPFTAESTEAYVKHRLRLAGCPRMPFSPEALLAVHQHSSGSPRVINTLCDNALFEAFLAREQTVSAELVHRIGKNLGLLGVNSPAGQAAERPSASASTLPRTTSSKVDLAEIDRYLEGLGKL